Proteins from a genomic interval of Hippocampus zosterae strain Florida chromosome 14, ASM2543408v3, whole genome shotgun sequence:
- the stag1a gene encoding cohesin subunit SA-1a, whose amino-acid sequence MITSELSVLQDSSNESGATDAVGLSMSMADMEDPEVKGKKKRGRPGKQAQTASKKPRKTPADKAVGVARGRGKANGVAQHNGDSSEPITLFEVVKLGKSAMQSVVDEWIESYKQDRDLALLDLINFFIQCSGCKGTVRIEMFRNMQNAEIIRKMTEEFDEDSGDYPLTMPGPMWKKFRYNFCEFICVLIRQCQYSIIYDEYMMDTVISLLTGLSDSQVRAFRHTSTLAAMKLMTALVNVALNLSIHQDNTQRQYEAERNKIAGKRANEKLELLLQKRKELQENQDEIENMMNSIFKGIFVHRYRDAIAEIRAICIEEIGVWMKMYSDAFLNDSYLKYVGWTLHDRQGEVRLKCLKALQNLYTNRELFPKLELFTNRFKDRIVSMTLDKEYDVAVEAIRLVTLILQGSEDALSNEDCENVYHLVYSAHRPVAVAAGEFLHRKLFSRHDPQAEEALAKRRGRSSPNGNLIRMLVLFFLESELHEHAAYLVDSLWESSQELLKDWECMTELLLEEPVQGEELLSDRQESALIELTVCTIRQAAEAHPPVGRGTGKRVLTAKERKTQIDDKNKLTEHFIMALPMLLSKYQADSEKVANLLQIPQFFDLDVYSAGRMEKHLDALLKQIRLVVEKHIETDVLEACSKTYSILCSEEYTIMNRVDIARSQLIDEMTDRFAHSVEELLQEAEEADDDDIYNVLSTLKRLTAFHNAHDLTRWDLFGNCYRLLKAGIELGSMPEQIAVQALQCSHYSILWQLVKITEGAPSKDDLLALRRVVKSFLAVCQQCLSNVNTPVKEQAFMLLCDLLMIFSHQLTTGSREGLQPLVFNPDGTLQNELLNFVLDHVFIDQDDESQSMEGDEEDEANKIEALHKRRNLLAAFCKLIIYDIVDMPAAADIFKHYMKYYNDYGDIIKETLSKTRQTDKILCAKTLILSLQQLFNELLQDQGPNLDRTSSHVSGIKELARRFALTFGLDQIKTREAVATLHKDGIEFAFKYQNSRGPDFPPINLAFLEVLSEFSSKLIRQDKKTVHSYLEKFMSESMSERREDVWLPLISYRNSLLTGGDEDHMSVTSGSSSKTGSVRSKKGRPPLHKKRVEEESSVEGSWLMRNDPLQTPSTLQTPQLTSTVLRENRPAEHMPDPDSEPGSENDFVHNPQMQMSWLSQQKMEEVSRKDRTAMNYIKSRSNQGVRQTVRGLMEDDAEPIFEDVMMSSRGQLEDMNEEFEDTMVIDLPPSRNRRERAELRPDFFDSAAMIEDESGFSMPMF is encoded by the exons ATGATCACCTCAGAGCTTTCCGTGCTCCA AGACTCGTCCAATGAGTCGGGGGCCACGGATGCAGTGGGCCTCAGCATGAGCATGGCGGACATGGAGGACCCCGAGGTGAAGGGCAAGAAGAAGCGAGGGAGGCCTGGCAAACAAGCACAG ACGGCCAGTAAGAAGCCCCGCAAGACGCCGGCGGACAAGGCGGTGGGCGTGGCCAGGGGGCGAGGCAAAGCCAACGGCGTGGCCCAACACAACGGCGACAGCTCGGAGCCCATCACTCTGTTCGAAGTGGTCAAGCTGGGAAAGAGCGCCATGCAG TCGGTGGTGGACGAGTGGATCGAGTCGTACAAGCAGGACAGAGACTTGGCCCTGCTGGATCTCATCAACTTTTTTATCCAGTGCTCCGGGTGCAAAG GCACGGTGAGGATCGAGATGTTCCGCAACATGCAGAACGCCGAGATCATTCGCAAGATGACGGAGGAGTTTGATGAG GACAGCGGCGACTACCCGCTCACCATGCCCGGGCCCATGTGGAAGAAGTTCCGCTACAACTTTTGCGAGTTCATCTGCGTGCTGATCCGCCAGTGCCAGTACAGCATCATCTATGACGAGTATATGATGGACACCGTCATCTCGCTCCTCACCGGGCTGTCCGACTCCCAGGTCCGAGCCTTCAGACACACGTCCACGCTGGCCG CGATGAAGCTCATGACGGCGCTGGTGAATGTGGCGCTCAACCTCAGCATCCACCAGGACAACACGCAGCGGCAGTACGAGGCGGAGAGGAACAAGATCGCCGGCAAGCGGGCCAACGAGAAGttggagctcctgctgcagAAAAGGAAGGAG CTTCAAGAAAACCAGGACGAGATTGAGAACATGATGAACTCCATCTTCAAGGGCATCTTTGTCCATCGCTACAG GGATGCCATCGCCGAGATCAGAGCCATCTGCATTGAGGAGATCGGCGTTTGGATGAAGATGTACAGCGACGCCTTCCTCAACGACAGCTACCTGAAGTACGTCGGCTGGACGCTTCACGACCGG CAAGGCGAGGTGCGTCTCAAGTGCCTGAAAGCTCTGCAGAACCTGTACACCAACCGCGAATTGTTCCCCAAGCTGGAGCTCTTTACCAACCGCTTCAAG GACCGGATTGTATCAATGACGCTGGATAAAGAGTACGACGTGGCTGTGGAGGCCATCCGACTCGTCACTCTCATCCTGCA GGGCAGCGAGGATGCGCTGTCCAACGAGGACTGCGAAAACGTCTACCACTTGGTCTACTCCGCCCACAGGCCCGTGGCCGTGGCCGCCGGCGAGTTCCTGCACCGGAA GTTATTCAGTCGTCACGACCCGCAGGCGGAAGAGGCGCTGGCCAAGCGCCGAGGCCGCAGCAGCCCCAATGGGAATCTCATACGGATGCTGGTGCTCTTCTTCCTGGAGAGTGAG CTTCACGAGCATGCAGCCTACCTGGTGGACTCCTTGTGGGAAAGCTCTCAGGAGCTGTTAAAAGACTGGGAGTGTATGACCGAGCTGCTGCTGGAGGAGCCCGTGCAGGGGGAGGAGC TGCTGTCGGACAGACAGGAGAGCGCGCTCATCGAGCTGACCGTGTGCACCATTCGACAGGCAGCAGAGGCCCATCCACCCGTGGGCAGAGGCACGGGCAAACGG gTGTTGACGGCCAAGGAGAGGAAGACCCAAATAGATGACAAGAACAAACTGACGGAGCACTTCATCATGGCTCTGCCCATGCTCCTGTCCAAG TACCAGGCCGACTCTGAGAAAGTGGCCAACCTGCTGCAGATCCCGCAATTCTTCGACCTTGACGTGTACAGCGCCGGGCGCATGGAGAAGCACCTGGACGCGCTGCTCAAGCAGATCCGGCTGGTGGTGGAGAAGCACATCGAGACGGACGTGCTGGAGGCGTGCAGTAAGACCTACAGCATCCTCTGCTCGGAGGAGTACACCATCATGAACCGCGTGGACATCGCCCGCTCGCAGCTCATCGACGAGATGACCGATCGCTTCGCTCACTCCGTGGAGGAGCTGCTGCAGGAG GCCGAGGAGGCTGACGACGACGACATCTACAACGTTTTGTCCACCCTCAAGCGACTCACGGCCTTCCACAA CGCTCACGACCTGACGCGCTGGGATCTGTTTGGCAACTGCTATCGGCTGCTGAAGGCGGGCATCGAGCTGGGCTCCATGCCGGAGCAGATCGCCGTGCAGGCGCTGCAGTGCTCCCACTACTCCATCCTGTGGCAGCTGGTCAAGATCACGGAGGGGGCGCCCAGCAAG GATGACTTGCTGGCCCTGAGAAGGGTCGTGAAGTCTTTCCTTGCCGTGTGCCAGCAGTGCCTGTCCAATGTCAACACGCCCGTCAAAGAGCAG GCCTTTATGCTCCTCTGCGACCTGCTGATGATCTTCAGCCACCAGCTGACGACCGGCAGCCGCGAGGGCCTCCAGCCGTTGGTCTTCAACCCCGACGGCACGCTGCAGAACGAGCTGCTCAACTTCGTCCTGGACCACGTCTTCATCGACCAGGACGACGAGAGCCAGAGCATGG AAGGGGACGAGGAGGATGAGGCCAACAAGATCGAGGCCCTGCACAAGAGGAGGAACCTGCTGGCAGCTTTCTGCAAACTCATCATCTACGACATCGTCGACATGCCCGCCGCTGCCGACATCTTCAAACACTACATGAAG TATTATAACGACTACGGCGACATCATCAAGGAGACCCTGAGTAAAACGAGGCAGACGGACAAGATCCTCTGCGCCAAGACGCTCATTCTCAGTCTGCAGCAG CTCTTCAACGAGCTGCTGCAGGACCAAGGCCCCAACCTGGACCGCACGTCATCACACGTGAGCGGCATCAAGGAGCTGGCCCGCCGCTTCGCCCTCACCTTCGGCCTGGATCAGATCAAAACCAGGGAGGCGGTGGCCACGCTGCACAA AGATGGAATCGAGTTTGCCTTCAAGTACCAGAATTCTCGAGGACCAGACTTTCCTCCCATTAACTTGGCCTTCCTGGAGGTTTTGAGCGAGTTTTCTTCCAAGCTGATCCGCCAAGACAAAAAGACGGT CCACTCGTACCTGGAGAAGTTCATGTCGGAGTCCATGTCGGAGCGGCGGGAGGACGTGTGGCTGCCACTGATCTCGTACCGGAACAGCCTGCTGACGGGCGGCGACGAGGACCACATGTCGGTCACGTCGGGCTCCAGCAGCAAGACGGGCTCGGTCCGCAGCAAGAAGGGACGGCCGCCGCTCCACAAGAAACGCGTCGAGG AGGAGAGCAGCGTGGAGGGCTCGTGGCTGATGCGCAACGACCCCTTGCAGACGCCCAGCACGCTGCAAACCCCTCAGCTCACCTCCACCGTCCTGCGGGAAAACAGGCCGGCGGAACACATGCCCGACCCCGACTCGGAACCCGGGTCGGAGAACGACTTTGTCCACAa CCCGCAGATGCAAATGTCGTGGCTCAGCCAGCAGAAGATGGAGGAGGTGAGCCGGAAGGACCGGACGGCCATGAACTACATCAAGTCGCGTAGCAATCAGGGCGTCCGGCAGACCGT